The following are encoded together in the Panicum virgatum strain AP13 chromosome 6K, P.virgatum_v5, whole genome shotgun sequence genome:
- the LOC120713766 gene encoding E3 ubiquitin ligase BIG BROTHER-related-like: MDGSSKGIGGAGADKPSPDHDQNASPNVPAPAAAGDDGASAAAAAAEGRRPFTSLSQEEADLALARVLQEQERAYMMLTAQYGGGEYASSDAGSYDYDEDEGSDYEDEEGGADPIDEDEVVVAGAEGAAADPARYEDDEAFARALQDAEERDVAGRLMALAGIGDWRAMEQVDAEIEEEEDVDDQQDAWEDVDPDEYSYEELIALGEVVGTESKGLSADTIASLPSVTYQAQDKHEGNMEQCVICRVEFDEGETLVALPCKHPYHSECINQWLQLNKVCPMCSAEVSTFENKKA; encoded by the exons ATGGACGGCTCCTCCAAGGGgatcggcggcgccggcgccgacaaGCCCAGCCCCGACCACGACCAGAACGCTAGCCCCAACGTcccggcgcccgccgccgccggagacgacggcgcctcggcggccgccgctgcggcggaGGGGAGGCGGCCGTTCACCAGCCTCAGCCAGGAGGAGGcggacctcgccctcgcccGCGTCCTTCAGGAGCAG GAGCGGGCGTACATGATGCTGACCGCGCagtacggcggcggcgagtacGCGAGCTCGGACGCCGGGAGCTACGACTACGACGAGGACGAGGGGAGCGACtacgaggacgaggagggggGTGCGGACCCGATCGACGAGGACGAGGTGGTGGTCGCCGGCGCGGAGGGGGCCGCGGCGGATCCCGCGCGGTACGAGGACGACGAGGCGTTCGCCCGCGCCCTGCAGGACGCCGAGGAGCGCGACGTCGCCGGCAGGCTCATGGCGCTCGCCGGGATCGGTGATT GGCGAGCGATGGAGCAGGTTGATGCTGAgatcgaggaggaggaagatgtgGATGATCAACAG GATGCATGGGAAGATGTTGACCCAGATGAATACTCTTATGAG GAACTAATTGCATTGGGTGAAGTTGTCGGCACAGAAAGCAAAGGCCTATCTGCTGATACAATTGCCTCGCTACCTTCAGTAACTTACCAGGCACAAGACAAGCATGAAGGCAACATGGAACA ATGTGTTATATGCcgtgtggagtttgatgaaggCGAAACATTGGTTGCACTTCCTTGCAAACATCCATACCATTCTGAGTGCATAAACCAATGGCTGCAATTAAACAAG GTGTGCCCGATGTGCAGCGCTGAAGTTTCCACCTTTGAGAACAAGAAGGCATAG
- the LOC120713764 gene encoding MYB-like transcription factor ODO1: MGRQPCCDKQGVKRGPWTAEEDKKLISFILTHGRCCWRAVPKLAGLLRCGKSCRLRWTNYLRPDLKRGLLSTAEEQLVIDLHAKLGNRWSKIAAKLPGRTDNEIKNHWNTHIKKKLIKMGIDPATHQPLANCKASTSQSTDTAESTKSSDTRDEQGVKEGRRRDMALPTDSSEQSSWLESGNKASGQDHEQLVNWLSETDLPMDEPWLNFTSTNDDALCTVEEPLPWDGATDWLLDYQDFSMCSSNLIGNSTLPSSDGSNF, from the exons ATGGGGAGGCAGCCCTGCTGTGACAAGCAGGGGGTGAAGAGGGGGCCGTGGACAGCAGAGGAGGACAAGAAGCTCATCAGTTTCATCCTGACACACGGCCGATGCTGCTGGCGAGCAGTGCCTAAACTGGCAGGGCTGCTGCGCTGCGGAAAGAGCTGCCGGTTGCGGTGGACTAACTACCTCCGCCCTGATCTCAAGCGTGGCCTCCTCAGCACTGCCGAGGAGCAGCTCGTCATTGATCTCCATGCCAAGCTCGGCAATAG ATGGTCCAAGATTGCTGCCAAGTTACCTGGGAGAACAGACAACGAGATCAAGAACCACTGGAACACACACATTAAGAAGAAGCTCATCAAGATGGGCATCGACCCAGCCACGCACCAGCCTCTGGCCAACTGCAAGGCGTCTACTTCACAATCCACTGATACAGCTGAGTCGACAAAATCCAGTGACACCAGAGACGAGCAGGGCGTGAAGGAAGGTAGACGTAGGGACATGGCACTGCCCACTGACTCGTCGGAGCAGTCAAGCTGGCTTGAGTCAGGAAACAAAGCCAGTGGTCAGGACCATGAGCAGCTGGTGAATTGGCTGTCAGAGACGGACCTGCCCATGGATGAGCCGTGGCTGAATTTTACGAGCACCAACGATGATGCGCTTTGCACCGTGGAGGAGCCATTGCCTTGGGACGGAGCAACAGACTGGTTGCTTGACTACCAAGATTTTAGCATGTGCAGCTCGAACTTGATCGGCAATTCAACACTTCCCAGCTCAGATGGATCAAACTTCTGA
- the LOC120713767 gene encoding ER lumen protein-retaining receptor erd-2.2-like: MRGSSRRPLAAVMAWVRRQPPKVKAFLAVVAGMAALVFIRFIVHDHDNLFVAAEAAHALGIAVLIYKLTKEKTCAGLSLKSQDLTALFLAVRLYCSFVMEYDIHTILDTATLAATLFVIYMIRFKLRSTYMLDKDNFKLYYVVVPCAVLTFVAHPTTSHNIVNRLCWAFCVYLEAVSVLPQLRLMQNTKIVEPFTAHYVFALGVARFLSCAHWVLQVLDTRGRLLTALGYGLWPSMVLLSEIVQTFILADFCYYYVKSVFGGQLVLRLPSGVV, translated from the exons ATGAGGGGTTCCTCGCGGAGGCCGCTGGCCGCGGTCATGGCCTGGGTGCGGCGCCAGCCGCCCAAGGTCAAGGccttcctcgccgtcgtcgccgggaTGGCCGCGCTCGTCTTCATCCGCTTCATCGTCCACGACCACGACAACCTCTtcgtcgccgccgaggccgcgcaCGCGCTCGGGATCGCCGTGCTCATCTACAAGCTCACCAAGGAGAAGACCTGCGCCG GACTGTCACTCAAGTCTCAGGATTTGACAGCATTATTTCTGGCTGTTAGGTTGTACTGCAGCTTTGTTATGGAGTATGACATCCATACAATTCTGGATACAGCTACACTAGCAGCAACTCTTTTTGTTATTTATATGATTCGGTTCAAACTGAGATCAACATATATGCTGGACAAAGACAACTTCAAATTGTACTATGTG GTAGTGCCTTGTGCGGTGCTAACGTTTGTTGCCCATCCTACAACATCGCACAACATAGTGAACAGACTTTGCTGGGCCTTTTGTGTTTATTTGGAAGCTGTTTCAGTGCTGCCTCAGTTGCGCTTGATGCAAAATACCAAG ATTGTTGAGCCATTCACAGCTCATTATGTGTTTGCACTGGGTGTTGCAAGGTTTCTGAGCTGTGCACACTGGGTCCTTCAG GTTTTGGATACCCGTGGCCGGTTGTTGACTGCTCTGGGCTATGGTCTGTGGCCATCAATGGTACTTCTTTCCGAAATCGTTCAAACTTTCATCCTCGCAGATTTCTGCTACTACTATGTGAAGAG TGTTTTTGGTGGGCAACTGGTGCTGCGGCTCCCCTCCGGGGTGGTCTAG